Proteins found in one Tsukamurella paurometabola DSM 20162 genomic segment:
- a CDS encoding MFS transporter codes for MTIDENVRTVPDRGRLRWFLIGSVALISFSAFESLAVGTVLPRAAEQFGATAEYSVAFGAAFAAMIVAIAWVGPWVDRSGVRPPLIAGALLFAAGLLIVGSAPGMTVLAVGRGVQGLGSGLISVVLYAMVGRLIPPAGRPRVFAAYSTAWVVPSLVGPAIAGLAAGTVGWRWVFLGLAAPSLLALFATLRATTGLDESAYRNDDPPNRGVLFAALAAGTAAAVAQFAAPQGGSGFLLLAAAAFVIAVIAARRMLPAGSLIGRPGIPRLMLANLLMAGSFFAAEIYVPLYLVHIDRLSPFAAGSVMTGAALLWALASQLQARIPPDGALRERLPLIGSSLLTLALVAVATSFAVDAPWPVIFATWAIGGFGMGLTYPTLSILMLGRSADDEQGTNSSALKLSDAVGTALAIACTGALFAQVLAWGNSGFAVTLLVPLASGLATVAVTSRLTAE; via the coding sequence ATGACCATCGATGAGAACGTCCGGACCGTTCCCGATCGGGGCCGGCTCCGCTGGTTCCTGATCGGATCGGTCGCGCTGATCTCGTTCTCCGCCTTCGAGTCCCTCGCAGTGGGAACGGTGCTGCCGCGGGCGGCGGAGCAGTTCGGCGCCACCGCCGAGTACTCGGTGGCCTTCGGTGCGGCGTTCGCGGCGATGATCGTGGCGATCGCCTGGGTGGGGCCGTGGGTGGACCGCTCCGGGGTGCGGCCGCCGCTCATCGCCGGTGCCCTGTTGTTCGCCGCCGGCCTGCTGATCGTGGGGTCGGCGCCGGGGATGACCGTGCTCGCCGTCGGTCGTGGCGTGCAAGGCCTGGGCAGCGGCCTGATCAGCGTGGTGCTGTACGCGATGGTCGGCCGACTGATCCCGCCGGCGGGACGCCCACGGGTGTTCGCCGCGTATTCGACGGCGTGGGTGGTGCCGTCGCTGGTCGGCCCCGCGATCGCCGGCCTCGCGGCCGGGACGGTGGGCTGGCGCTGGGTGTTCCTCGGACTGGCCGCGCCCTCCTTGCTGGCCCTGTTCGCGACATTGCGGGCAACCACGGGGCTCGATGAATCCGCCTACCGCAACGACGATCCGCCGAACCGCGGAGTGCTGTTCGCGGCACTGGCGGCGGGAACAGCCGCCGCGGTCGCGCAGTTCGCTGCGCCGCAGGGCGGCTCCGGGTTCCTGCTGCTGGCTGCGGCAGCATTCGTGATCGCGGTGATCGCGGCCCGGCGAATGCTCCCCGCCGGATCGCTGATCGGCCGTCCCGGGATTCCGCGCCTGATGCTCGCGAACCTGCTCATGGCCGGGTCGTTCTTCGCCGCGGAGATCTACGTGCCGCTCTATCTGGTGCACATCGACCGGCTCTCGCCCTTCGCGGCCGGATCCGTGATGACCGGCGCCGCACTACTGTGGGCGCTGGCCTCGCAGCTTCAGGCCCGTATCCCACCGGACGGCGCACTGCGCGAACGACTTCCACTGATCGGTTCGAGCCTGCTGACGCTGGCGCTGGTCGCGGTGGCAACATCGTTCGCGGTCGACGCACCGTGGCCGGTGATCTTCGCGACGTGGGCGATCGGTGGATTCGGCATGGGCCTGACCTATCCGACGCTGTCGATCCTCATGCTCGGTCGCAGCGCAGACGACGAGCAGGGCACGAACTCGAGCGCGCTCAAGCTCTCCGATGCCGTGGGCACTGCGCTCGCGATCGCCTGTACCGGAGCACTGTTCGCACAGGTCCTCGCGTGGGGTAACTCCGGGTTCGCGGTCACCTTGCTGGTGCCGCTCGCTTCCGGGCTGGCGACGGTGGCGGTCACCTCGCGCCTCACGGCCGAATAG
- a CDS encoding adenylate/guanylate cyclase domain-containing protein: MGDAGELDIDELLLPGTREYTFRELAELGGMDIEDLRAWWTSAGFADLRDDDTKAFTRDDVEIVRDLAALFADGVVDADAVVPGSQALGQAMYRLAEWQAPMIRHYLEAARADDAPDPASGAALVIDRMDNLQAHIWRRHLAAATQRLMTPEADEEGDITATMAVGFADMVGYTRLSRGLAVPELSTLLSTFETRMRTVIYGGGGWIIKGVGDEVMFAADEPAAASRIALELQTPHDYPELDAIDLEFPQLRVGMAYGEVLQRYGDLFGNVVNLAARLTSAARPGTVLVDGQLAEAIADVPDLDTRSLRAYRARGFSAVHPHLLRWAKQPKENEDEA, encoded by the coding sequence ATGGGCGACGCAGGCGAACTCGACATCGACGAGCTGCTACTGCCGGGTACGCGTGAGTACACCTTCCGCGAGCTGGCGGAGCTGGGCGGCATGGACATCGAGGACCTTCGGGCCTGGTGGACCTCGGCGGGCTTCGCCGACCTCCGCGACGACGACACCAAGGCGTTCACCCGCGACGACGTCGAGATAGTGCGTGACCTCGCTGCGCTGTTCGCCGACGGCGTGGTCGATGCGGACGCGGTGGTGCCCGGATCGCAAGCGCTGGGTCAGGCGATGTACCGGCTGGCGGAATGGCAGGCGCCGATGATCCGGCACTACCTGGAAGCCGCGCGGGCCGACGACGCCCCGGACCCGGCGAGCGGCGCCGCGTTGGTGATCGACCGGATGGACAACTTGCAGGCGCACATATGGCGGCGGCACCTCGCGGCGGCGACCCAGCGCCTGATGACCCCGGAGGCCGACGAGGAGGGTGATATCACCGCGACGATGGCGGTGGGCTTCGCGGATATGGTGGGCTATACCCGGCTCAGCCGTGGACTCGCGGTACCGGAGCTGAGCACCCTGCTGAGCACCTTCGAGACCCGCATGCGCACGGTGATCTACGGCGGTGGCGGGTGGATCATCAAGGGAGTGGGCGACGAGGTCATGTTCGCCGCCGACGAGCCGGCCGCCGCGTCCCGGATCGCGCTCGAACTGCAGACTCCGCACGACTATCCGGAGCTGGACGCGATCGATTTGGAGTTCCCGCAGTTGCGGGTGGGCATGGCGTACGGCGAAGTGCTGCAACGCTACGGCGACTTGTTCGGCAACGTCGTGAACCTGGCCGCGCGGCTGACCAGCGCAGCGAGACCGGGCACCGTGCTGGTCGACGGTCAGCTCGCGGAGGCGATCGCCGACGTCCCGGACCTCGACACGCGGAGCCTGCGGGCCTACCGCGCACGCGGTTTCAGCGCGGTGCACCCGCATCTGCTCCGTTGGGCCAAGCAGCCCAAGGAGAACGAGGACGAGGCGTGA
- a CDS encoding L-serine ammonia-lyase has translation MTISVFELFSVGIGPSSSHTVGPMRAGADFADEVAASGPDAVRSVRAVHVDLYGSLAATGRGHGTFAAVLLGLEGQRPETVDPDYVQVRSAEIDASGITRFGGVAEVPLSTQGIVLHPLTVLPRHTNGIRFRAEFGDGSEYEAVYYSVGGGFVERESGADTVNPLAGTTAVPHDFDTAASLLELTRRTGRSIPQLMMDNEIVLRGGPPEKAEKDVRDGLLHIWTVMCACIERGFRSEGTLPGGLDVKRRAPGLYRRLEESGESDAMDWLNVAAMAVNEENACGGRIVTAPTNGAAGIVPSVLYYALKFRPGLADRAEDVVCDYLLTAAAIAVLYKRRASISGAEVGCQGEVGSACSMAAGALAQIAGATPAQVENAAEIGIEHNLGLTCDPIGGLVQIPCIERNAIASVKAVNAARIALHGDGTHRVSLDQAIETMRQTGADMLSKYKETSLGGLAVNVPEC, from the coding sequence GTGACTATCAGTGTGTTCGAACTGTTCTCCGTTGGCATCGGGCCTTCGAGTTCGCACACGGTGGGGCCGATGCGCGCCGGTGCCGATTTCGCGGACGAGGTGGCGGCTTCAGGGCCGGACGCGGTGCGCTCGGTTCGCGCCGTGCACGTCGACCTCTACGGCTCGCTGGCGGCCACGGGCCGCGGCCACGGGACCTTCGCCGCGGTGCTCCTCGGGCTGGAGGGGCAGCGGCCGGAGACGGTGGATCCCGACTATGTGCAGGTGCGCAGCGCCGAGATCGACGCGTCGGGGATCACGCGGTTCGGGGGTGTCGCCGAGGTTCCGCTGAGCACGCAGGGGATCGTGCTGCACCCGCTCACGGTGCTGCCCCGGCACACCAATGGCATCCGCTTCCGGGCCGAATTCGGCGACGGTAGCGAGTACGAGGCCGTCTACTACTCGGTGGGCGGCGGCTTCGTCGAGCGCGAATCCGGGGCGGACACCGTGAACCCGCTCGCCGGTACCACGGCCGTGCCCCACGATTTCGACACCGCGGCGAGCCTGTTGGAGCTCACCAGGCGCACCGGCCGCAGCATCCCGCAGTTGATGATGGACAACGAGATCGTGCTGCGCGGCGGGCCGCCGGAGAAGGCGGAGAAGGACGTACGCGACGGTCTGCTGCACATCTGGACGGTGATGTGCGCCTGCATCGAACGCGGATTCCGTTCGGAGGGAACACTACCCGGGGGGCTGGACGTGAAGCGCCGCGCGCCCGGGCTGTACCGCCGGCTGGAGGAGTCGGGTGAGTCCGATGCGATGGACTGGCTCAACGTAGCGGCGATGGCGGTGAACGAGGAGAACGCCTGCGGCGGCCGGATCGTGACCGCGCCCACCAACGGCGCCGCTGGCATCGTGCCCTCGGTGCTGTACTACGCCTTGAAGTTCCGGCCCGGCCTCGCGGACCGTGCCGAGGACGTGGTGTGCGATTACCTGCTCACCGCCGCCGCGATCGCCGTGCTCTACAAGCGGCGGGCATCGATCTCGGGCGCTGAGGTGGGCTGCCAGGGCGAGGTGGGCTCGGCCTGCTCGATGGCCGCCGGGGCGCTGGCCCAGATCGCCGGGGCGACGCCCGCGCAGGTGGAGAACGCCGCCGAGATCGGCATCGAGCACAATCTCGGGCTCACCTGCGATCCGATCGGCGGGCTCGTGCAGATCCCGTGCATCGAGCGCAACGCCATCGCCTCCGTGAAGGCCGTGAACGCCGCCCGCATCGCCTTGCACGGCGACGGTACGCATCGTGTCTCGTTGGATCAGGCCATCGAGACCATGCGCCAGACCGGCGCCGACATGCTCTCGAAGTACAAGGAGACCTCCCTCGGCGGCCTCGCCGTCAACGTGCCGGAGTGCTGA
- a CDS encoding MFS transporter yields MHTDLGSRQHVPRMLRPLLRRDYRLLFVTLLCALTTDGMWLVSVVWQVIDMGGSATSVSLVSGAASVGLLVSTLAGGVLADRVSQQRILFVLELLKVVVIGGVGVLALTGAITIPLLMAGSLALGLVSGFYFPAYSALVPRLVPPDELLAVNGYESAVRPAAAMAVGPAVAAWIIAVASPGAALLVGGAICLFAALWVVRIRVPRTEAADEAEPGSPLRELWEGIKYVRQTPWLLATLLFASLMVLVTVGPIDVLLPFAIKDQAHGAASEHSMILAAYGFGGVAGALFMAARRMPRRYLTVMMGVWGIASLPMLVFGIAESVWPMVIAGFVLGVLFEAPVVIWGTLLQRRVPRRLLGRVSSLDFFVSLVFMPVSFALAGPVSQAIGLTATFVLAALVPVPLAVIAILAARMPQDELAHPLVDEDDEDDGTGAAGDAADAPVTPTVNAPAPEGTVG; encoded by the coding sequence GTGCATACCGACCTCGGCTCCCGCCAGCATGTGCCCCGCATGCTGCGGCCTTTGCTGCGCCGGGACTACCGCCTCCTGTTCGTCACGCTGCTCTGTGCGCTGACCACCGACGGCATGTGGCTGGTCTCCGTGGTGTGGCAGGTGATCGACATGGGCGGCTCGGCCACCAGCGTCTCGTTGGTCTCGGGGGCGGCCTCGGTGGGTTTGCTGGTGTCCACCCTCGCCGGCGGTGTGCTCGCGGACCGGGTCTCGCAGCAGCGCATCCTGTTCGTACTGGAGCTGCTCAAGGTCGTGGTGATCGGTGGCGTGGGCGTGCTCGCGTTGACCGGTGCCATCACGATTCCCCTGTTGATGGCGGGCTCGCTGGCGCTGGGCCTGGTGTCGGGTTTCTACTTTCCCGCGTACTCCGCGCTGGTACCGCGGCTGGTCCCGCCCGACGAACTGCTCGCCGTCAACGGCTACGAGTCGGCGGTACGTCCGGCCGCCGCGATGGCCGTCGGTCCCGCTGTCGCGGCGTGGATCATCGCCGTCGCCTCGCCCGGTGCCGCGCTGCTGGTGGGCGGCGCGATCTGCCTGTTCGCCGCGTTATGGGTGGTGCGGATCCGCGTCCCGCGGACCGAAGCGGCCGATGAGGCGGAACCCGGTTCGCCGCTGCGCGAGCTGTGGGAGGGCATCAAGTACGTGCGCCAGACCCCGTGGCTGCTGGCGACGCTGCTGTTCGCGAGCCTGATGGTGCTGGTCACCGTGGGGCCGATCGACGTGCTGTTGCCCTTCGCCATCAAGGATCAGGCGCACGGCGCCGCGAGTGAGCACTCGATGATCCTGGCCGCGTACGGTTTCGGTGGGGTGGCGGGTGCGCTGTTCATGGCGGCCCGCAGGATGCCCCGCCGCTACCTCACGGTGATGATGGGCGTGTGGGGCATCGCGTCGCTGCCGATGCTGGTGTTCGGTATCGCCGAGAGCGTGTGGCCCATGGTGATCGCGGGCTTCGTGCTGGGCGTGCTGTTCGAGGCTCCGGTGGTGATCTGGGGCACCCTGTTGCAGCGCCGCGTGCCGCGGCGGCTGCTGGGCCGGGTCTCGAGCCTGGACTTCTTCGTTTCGCTCGTGTTCATGCCGGTGTCCTTCGCGCTCGCCGGTCCGGTGAGCCAGGCGATCGGTCTCACCGCGACCTTCGTGCTGGCCGCGCTGGTCCCGGTGCCGCTCGCGGTGATCGCGATCCTGGCCGCGCGGATGCCGCAGGACGAACTGGCCCACCCCCTGGTCGACGAGGATGACGAGGACGACGGCACAGGTGCGGCGGGCGACGCCGCCGACGCGCCGGTTACGCCCACCGTGAACGCTCCGGCACCCGAGGGCACCGTCGGATAG
- a CDS encoding helix-turn-helix domain-containing protein translates to MTSGVASIDTHEPMEAQVPPRPPLLREVYGRVLRQERTRQGRTLAEVAREAGVSTQYLSEVERGRKEASSEVLSSVCDALGGSLIEFVGGVHRELVGSRPAPVALAAA, encoded by the coding sequence ATGACGAGCGGGGTTGCGAGTATCGACACGCACGAGCCGATGGAGGCTCAGGTTCCGCCGCGTCCCCCGCTGCTGCGCGAGGTCTACGGCCGTGTGCTCCGCCAGGAGCGCACCCGGCAGGGCCGCACGCTCGCCGAAGTCGCCCGCGAGGCGGGTGTCTCCACGCAGTACCTCTCCGAGGTCGAGCGGGGTCGCAAGGAGGCCTCCTCCGAGGTGCTGAGCAGCGTCTGCGATGCGCTCGGCGGCTCGCTCATCGAATTCGTCGGTGGTGTGCACCGTGAGTTGGTGGGGAGCCGTCCGGCTCCCGTCGCCCTCGCCGCGGCCTGA